Proteins encoded within one genomic window of Fragaria vesca subsp. vesca linkage group LG1, FraVesHawaii_1.0, whole genome shotgun sequence:
- the LOC101308505 gene encoding uncharacterized protein LOC101308505: MVADLNLFNITVREFDPNKDCSGIEDVERRCDVGPSGEVSLFTDLLGDPICRVRNSPAFLMLVAELGEEKEIVGMVRGCIKTVTCGKKHSRNSKNVTVSHRNNNDGDDNIIKPVPVYTKLAYILGLRVSPSHRRMGIGLKLVKRMEEWFAENGAEYSYMATDNDNQASVKLFTGKCGYAKFRTPSILVNPVFAHRVKVTRLVTIIKLTPSEAEKLYRRRFSTTEFFPRDIDSVLNNTLSLGTFLAVPHGAFSGKSWPGSDQFLADPPESWAVISVWNCNDVFKLEVRGASRVKRTFAKTTRIVDRALPWLNIPSVPELFRPFGAHFLYGLGGVGPRAVKFLKALCDHAHNLAKESGCGVVATEVSNHEPLKAGIPHWKRLSCAEDLWCIKRLGEDYSDGSVGDWTKSPPGMSIFVDPREI; encoded by the exons ATGGTAGCAGATTTAAACCTCTTTAATATAACAGTGAGGGAGTTCGACCCGAACAAGGACTGTTCTGGCATCGAAGACGTCGAGAGGCGGTGTGATGTTGGCCCCAGCGGCGAGGTCTCTCTCTTCACGGACCTCCTCGGCGACCCGATTTGCCGAGTCCGAAACTCTCCTGCCTTTCTCATGCTG GTGGCTGAGCTGGGCGAGGAGAAAGAGATAGTGGGGATGGTAAGAGGCTGCATCAAAACCGTTACATGCGGCAAGAAGCACTCCAGAAATAGTAAAAACGTTACAGTTAGCCACCGCAATAATAATGATGGTGACGATAATATCATCAAACCTGTCCCTGTTTACACCAAGCTCGCTTACATCTTAGGCCTTCGCGTGTCTCCCTCTCACAG GAGGATGGGAATAGGGTTGAAGCTAGTGAAGAGAATGGAGGAGTGGTTCGCTGAAAACGGCGCCGAGTACTCTTACATGGCCACCGATAACGATAACCAAGCTTCCGTTAAGCTCTTCACCGGAAAATGCGGCTACGCCAAGTTCCGTACGCCGTCCATTCTCGTCAACCCGGTGTTCGCTCACCGTGTCAAGGTCACCAGACTCGTGACAATCATCAAGCTCACTCCCTCCGAGGCCGAGAAGCTCTACCGCCGCCGATTCTCCACCACCGAGTTTTTCCCGCGCGACATTGACTCCGTCCTCAACAACACCCTTAGCCTCGGGACATTTCTAGCCGTCCCACATGGCGCGTTCTCGGGGAAGTCGTGGCCGGGGTCGGACCAGTTCCTGGCCGACCCGCCCGAGTCTTGGGCCGTGATCAGCGTCTGGAACTGTAACGACGTGTTCAAGCTCGAGGTGCGAGGCGCGTCGCGCGTGAAGCGGACGTTCGCGAAGACGACTCGGATCGTGGACCGGGCGCTCCCTTGGCTGAACATCCCTTCGGTTCCGGAGCTCTTCCGCCCTTTCGGGGCGCACTTTCTCTACGGTCTCGGCGGCGTAGGCCCACGCGCGGTAAAGTTTTTAAAGGCGCTTTGCGACCACGCGCACAACTTGGCCAAAGAAAGCGGGTGCGGGGTGGTGGCTACGGAGGTTTCGAACCACGAACCGCTTAAGGCGGGAATTCCACACTGGAAGAGACTATCGTGCGCCGAGGATCTATGGTGCATCAAGCGGCTCGGGGAAGACTACAGCGATGGCTCTGTCGGTGACTGGACCAAGTCGCCACCTGGCATGTCCATTTTTGTCGACCCCAGAGAGATCTAG